One Spinacia oleracea cultivar Varoflay chromosome 4, BTI_SOV_V1, whole genome shotgun sequence DNA segment encodes these proteins:
- the LOC110791283 gene encoding cell division protein FtsZ homolog 1, chloroplastic, whose translation MATLRFTNANELIYTPPISTQFHSKKSFNYNSKTFFFPRTSKKRNGQKYAGFSTSCSFTPMETAKIKVVGVGGGGNNAINRMIGSGLQGVDFYAVNTDAQALLQSAAEHPIQIGELLTRGLGTGGNPSLGEQAAQESKEAIATALAGSDLVFVTAGMGGGTGSGAAPVIAQISKDAGYLTVGVVTYPFSFEGRKRSLQALEAIEKLQNNVDTLIVIPNDRLLDIADDQTPLQDAFQLADDVLRQGVQGISDIITIPGLVNVDFADVKAIMKDSGTAMLGVGVSSSKNRAEEAAEQATLAPLIGSSIQSATGVVYNITGGKDITLQEVNRVSQVVTSLADPSANIIFGAVVDDRYNGEIHVTIIATGFSQSFQKTLLTDPKASRLFDKVTQESKGGSTGLSNSSPNSQNSVPPRPPRKLFF comes from the exons ATTTACACCCCTCCAATTTCAACCCAATTTCACAGCAAAAAAAGTTTCAATTATAATTCTAAAACATTCTTCTTTCCCAGAACTTCTAAAAAAAGAAATGGGCAAAAGTATGCAGGGTTTTCTACTTCTTGTTCTTTTACTCCGATGGAAACTGCTAAGATTAAGGTTGTGGGTGTTGGTGGGGGTGGCAACAATGCAATTAATCGCATGATTGGTAGCGGTTTGCAG GGTGTTGATTTTTATGCCGTAAACACAGATGCTCAGGCGTTATTGCAATCAGCTGCTGAGCACCCAATTCAAATAGGAGAGCTTCTGACACGTGGATTAG GTACTGGTGGGAATCCGTCACTTGGAGAGCAGGCTgctcaagaatcaaaagaagctaTTGCAACAGCACTTGCAGGATCAGACCTCGTGTTTGTAACAGCAGGAATGGGTGGGGGCACTGGATCAGGTGCTGCTCCTGTCATCGCTCAAATATCCAAGGATGCGGGTTACCTCACTGTGGGCGTGGTCACTTACCCTTTCAGTTTCGAGGGCCGCAAAAGGTCATTGCAG GCACTGGAAGCTATAGAGAAGCTGCAGAATAATGTGGATACCCTCATTGTGATACCAAATGACCGTCTCTTGGACATTGCTGATGATCAAACTCCTCTTCAGGATGCTTTTCAGCTGGCTGATGATGTTCTTCGCCAGGGcgttcaaggaatttcagacaTAATTACG ATTCCGGGACTTGTAAACGTGGACTTTGCTGATGTGAAGGCAATCATGAAGGATTCAGGAACGGCAATGCTTGGAGTTGGTGTTTCCTCTAGTAAAAACCGTGCAGAAGAAGCAGCTGAACAAGCAACTTTGGCACCTCTAATTGGCTCATCCATACAATCAGCTACTGGTGTTGTATACAATATAACAGGAGGAAAGGATATAACATTACAGGAAGTTAACAGAGTATCGCAG GTGGTTACAAGTTTAGCAGATCCATCTGCTAACATAATATTCGGGGCTGTTGTCGATGATCGCTACAATGGAGAGATTCATGTGACTATAATTGCAACAGGCTTCTCACAGTCATTTCAAAAGACACTACTAACAGATCCCAAAGCTTCAAGGCTTTTCGATAAAGTAACCCAGGAAAGCAAAGGAGGATCAACTGGTCTTTCCAATTCATCTCCGAATTCTCAGAACTCCGTGCCACCACGACCTCCAAGAAAGCTGTTCTTTTAG